In Desulfobacterales bacterium, a genomic segment contains:
- a CDS encoding MmgE/PrpD family protein codes for MKETAELIQRCQALDFQNLPPEIVDRAKYLLLDYLGVAGRGALSDSAVAARKMVANLESAPKGAVVIGTKQSASPPYAALLNGIAAHSIELDDVVNEASLHPGVTVMSAALAAGHLANRSGKELITGIVAGYEVVIRLGIGLDPSAHYARGFHPTATCGALGSAITAAKILGLSAVEMKNALGIAGSQAAGLMEFLSDGAFTKRFHAGWAAHSGLLAALLAREGFTGPGTVIEGKFGFLKSYSDRPDPDRVLAAWGNPYQVMKTSIKPHACCRYKQGPIDGILTIMRKHGLTAADIESVELAVLKTGFALVVEPETQKQNPQSIVDAQFSMPFGAAVAILFGKASLDEYSQENLSSPEVRKMMSRIRCVADAELEKDFPRKWPARVAITTGRGQEFSIKIDFPKGDPENPLTWEELIAKYKELVQPVYSVDRISKLIETIKRLEHVDTLKSLSELLPAG; via the coding sequence ATGAAAGAAACCGCCGAACTGATCCAGCGCTGCCAGGCGCTCGATTTTCAAAACCTGCCGCCGGAAATCGTCGATCGGGCTAAATATTTACTGCTGGATTACCTGGGGGTTGCCGGCCGCGGTGCTTTGAGCGACTCCGCTGTTGCCGCCCGGAAAATGGTCGCTAATCTGGAATCCGCCCCAAAAGGAGCGGTTGTCATTGGAACGAAGCAGTCGGCCAGCCCCCCTTATGCCGCCCTTCTAAACGGAATCGCCGCACATTCCATCGAGCTCGATGATGTGGTCAATGAGGCCTCCCTCCATCCGGGGGTAACCGTCATGTCGGCGGCACTGGCCGCCGGTCACCTGGCAAACCGCAGCGGCAAAGAACTCATTACGGGAATTGTCGCCGGCTACGAGGTCGTAATCCGCCTCGGCATCGGGTTGGATCCCTCCGCCCATTATGCCCGGGGATTTCATCCCACCGCTACCTGCGGTGCGCTGGGGTCGGCCATAACGGCCGCAAAGATTTTAGGCTTAAGTGCTGTTGAAATGAAAAACGCGCTGGGAATCGCCGGCAGCCAGGCAGCCGGCTTGATGGAGTTTTTAAGTGACGGCGCTTTTACCAAGCGTTTCCATGCCGGCTGGGCCGCCCATAGCGGCCTGCTGGCAGCCCTGCTGGCCAGAGAGGGTTTTACAGGACCCGGCACGGTTATCGAGGGTAAATTCGGTTTTTTAAAATCCTATTCCGACAGGCCGGATCCCGATCGCGTTCTGGCCGCCTGGGGAAACCCCTACCAGGTCATGAAAACCAGTATTAAACCCCATGCCTGCTGCCGCTACAAACAGGGCCCGATTGACGGAATCCTCACGATCATGCGGAAACACGGGCTCACGGCCGCAGATATTGAGTCGGTCGAACTCGCCGTTTTAAAAACAGGCTTTGCGCTGGTGGTGGAGCCCGAAACCCAAAAGCAAAATCCGCAATCCATCGTGGATGCCCAGTTCAGCATGCCCTTTGGCGCGGCGGTTGCCATCCTGTTCGGAAAGGCTTCACTGGATGAATATTCTCAGGAAAACCTGAGTTCCCCCGAGGTCCGGAAAATGATGAGCCGGATCCGCTGTGTTGCGGATGCCGAGCTGGAGAAGGACTTTCCCAGAAAATGGCCTGCCCGGGTGGCGATAACAACGGGCCGCGGACAGGAATTTTCTATTAAAATTGATTTTCCCAAGGGGGATCCGGAAAATCCATTGACATGGGAAGAGCTGATCGCCAAATATAAGGAACTCGTCCAGCCGGTCTATTCTGTTGATCGCATTTCCAAATTAATTGAAACCATAAAGCGCCTCGAACATGTTGACACATTAA